A single Chryseobacterium sp. DNA region contains:
- a CDS encoding bestrophin family protein: MLLNKKISVWYFIHEIKSQILFIGIFAAAIGLLDMLPWFKKISLPLNIPALLGTAVSLLLAFRTSQSYERWWEARTVWGAIVNDSRTLVRLVIQFMPAGEDKAVKDFAERQIIWTYALGESLRKRPFSEKVQQYLDKNHIHGMNIPNALLDAHSKQLREITMGRGLTDFQQMQLNDIITRLCDSMGKCERLKNTVFPRSYSILVHILIYVFAAILPFGLDDSQLVVEIAVTFLIPVMFIAIEKTSIIMQDPFENGPVDTPMTSLAQTIEINIRQMIGEENVPLKKENTSYYEM, encoded by the coding sequence ATGTTATTAAATAAAAAAATATCAGTCTGGTATTTCATCCATGAAATAAAATCTCAGATTCTTTTCATTGGAATATTCGCTGCGGCTATTGGCCTTTTGGATATGCTGCCATGGTTCAAGAAGATTTCACTTCCGCTGAATATTCCTGCCCTTTTAGGAACGGCTGTATCATTATTGCTGGCTTTCCGGACCTCCCAGTCATACGAGAGGTGGTGGGAGGCACGAACGGTGTGGGGAGCTATCGTCAATGATTCAAGGACGTTGGTAAGGCTGGTTATCCAGTTTATGCCTGCGGGAGAAGATAAAGCGGTCAAAGATTTTGCTGAACGGCAGATCATCTGGACCTATGCACTGGGAGAGTCTCTAAGAAAGCGGCCCTTTTCTGAAAAAGTACAACAGTACCTCGATAAGAATCACATCCATGGAATGAATATTCCCAATGCACTTTTGGATGCCCATTCCAAACAATTGAGAGAAATTACGATGGGCAGAGGCTTAACGGATTTTCAGCAAATGCAGCTGAATGATATCATTACAAGGCTTTGTGACAGTATGGGAAAATGTGAAAGACTGAAAAATACTGTTTTTCCGAGATCTTACAGCATTTTAGTCCATATTCTCATCTATGTATTTGCTGCCATACTTCCATTTGGTCTGGACGATTCGCAGCTGGTGGTGGAAATCGCGGTTACTTTTCTGATTCCGGTTATGTTTATTGCAATTGAAAAGACATCCATCATTATGCAGGACCCTTTTGAAAACGGGCCGGTGGATACACCGATGACTTCTCTGGCCCAAACCATAGAGATCAATATCAGACAAATGATTGGCGAAGAGAATGTTCCGTTAAAAAAAGAAAATACATCCTATTATGAAATGTAA
- a CDS encoding cation diffusion facilitator family transporter: MENTPIPVQTPSAASRHKKSLLVVLCLSGTYLIAEVIGGIITNSLALLADAAHMLTDVVGLLLAFIAIKIGERKADLSRTYGYYRTEILAAVVNAVVLLGISIYVLIEAYQRFQNPPEVQSKSMLIVAGIGLVVNIIGMMILRKDSEGSLNMKGAYFEVLSDMLTSVGVMMAGVIMLTTGWYYADPLISAAIGLLIFPRTWKLLKEAINVLLEGTPKDVDIHELRQSLEQTPGVKNVHDLHVWSLTSSVNAMSAHIVKEGEASQNLLLRALQEKTVKNFKISHTTFQIEEEGYEEDEVHL, translated from the coding sequence ATGGAAAACACACCAATACCAGTACAAACACCGTCTGCGGCAAGCAGGCATAAAAAGAGTCTCCTGGTTGTATTATGCCTGAGCGGTACCTATCTCATCGCTGAGGTTATCGGAGGAATTATTACCAATAGCCTTGCACTATTGGCAGATGCAGCCCATATGCTGACAGATGTGGTGGGATTGCTTTTAGCATTTATAGCCATTAAAATAGGAGAAAGAAAGGCAGACCTTTCAAGGACCTATGGATATTACCGGACTGAAATATTGGCAGCGGTAGTGAATGCGGTAGTTTTATTGGGAATTTCAATCTATGTATTGATTGAAGCTTATCAGCGTTTTCAAAACCCTCCGGAAGTACAAAGCAAATCGATGCTTATCGTAGCAGGAATCGGATTAGTGGTCAATATTATCGGAATGATGATTCTGCGGAAAGATTCGGAAGGCAGTTTAAATATGAAAGGGGCTTACTTTGAAGTCCTTTCAGATATGCTTACTTCTGTAGGCGTTATGATGGCCGGAGTTATTATGTTGACTACAGGATGGTACTATGCTGATCCATTAATTTCTGCCGCGATCGGACTGTTGATCTTCCCCAGAACATGGAAGCTGTTGAAAGAAGCGATCAATGTTTTACTGGAAGGAACTCCAAAAGATGTAGATATTCATGAATTGCGTCAATCGCTGGAGCAGACTCCGGGAGTAAAGAACGTGCATGATCTTCATGTATGGTCTCTTACATCAAGTGTAAATGCGATGAGCGCCCATATTGTCAAAGAAGGAGAAGCTTCTCAAAATCTACTGTTGAGAGCATTACAGGAAAAGACCGTTAAAAATTTTAAAATAAGTCATACTACTTTTCAGATAGAGGAAGAGGGATACGAAGAAGATGAAGTCCATCTGTAA
- a CDS encoding Fur family transcriptional regulator → MKKDIENKLIDKNTKPTSMRILVYDFLSSQEAALSLSEIENHFDNADRITIYRTLKTFEEKGIVHSIQENTTTKYKLCEDGCDEKTHKDWHLHFYCKICKQTTCKEDISFPENRQTHFRIDEIRLFAKGICENCLESLQ, encoded by the coding sequence ATGAAAAAGGATATAGAAAATAAGCTTATTGACAAAAATACCAAGCCTACCAGTATGAGGATTCTGGTCTATGATTTTTTAAGCTCACAGGAAGCGGCATTGTCTCTTTCTGAAATAGAAAATCATTTTGATAATGCCGACAGGATCACCATTTACAGAACCTTAAAAACTTTTGAAGAAAAAGGGATCGTTCATAGTATTCAGGAAAATACAACCACGAAATATAAACTATGTGAAGATGGCTGTGATGAAAAAACACATAAAGACTGGCACCTGCATTTCTATTGTAAAATATGCAAACAGACCACCTGTAAAGAAGATATTTCGTTTCCGGAAAATAGACAGACCCATTTCAGAATTGATGAAATAAGGCTGTTTGCGAAAGGAATCTGTGAAAATTGTCTTGAAAGTTTGCAATAG
- a CDS encoding heavy metal translocating P-type ATPase: MEKCCSTTPEKPETKKHNHSEGDGHDHDGHDHSHDSGDQSVFQMFLPAVISFVLLLAGIAFDNYIQPTWFTGWIRLVWFLVAYIPVGFPVLKDAYKSIINGDVFSEFFLMGIATIGAFAIGEYPEGVAVMLFYAVGEVFQSMAVTRAKGNIKALLDQRPDEVTVVENNQPKTMKAKETKVGDVIQLKPGEKLALDGELLSDSASFNTAALTGESKPDTKNKGEAVLAGMINMNSIALVKVTTAYEDSKLSKILELVQNATAQKAPTELFIRKFAKVYTPIVVFLAIGICLLPYFFVSDYLFRDWLYRALIFLVISCPCALVISIPLGYFGGIGAASRNGILFKGSNFLDSIAEIQNVVMDKTGTMTEGVFKVQEVSITSEFNKDEILQLVNALESKSTHPVATAIHHYAGDINHSIPLENVEEIAGHGLKATVNGKELLVGNFKLMDKFKISYDINHAHIVYTIIAIAYDKKFAGYITIADSIKEDAKETVDNLHKMNVKATMLSGDKSTVVKYVAEQLGIDNAYGDLLPEDKVNKVKEIKAKNQTVAFVGDGVNDAPVVALSDVGIAMGGLGSDATIETADVVIQDDKPSKIPMAINIGKQTKKIVWQNIILAFAVKAVVLILGAGGLATMWEAVFADVGVALLAILNAVRIQRMKF, from the coding sequence ATGGAAAAGTGCTGTAGTACAACCCCGGAAAAACCAGAAACAAAAAAACATAATCATTCAGAAGGAGACGGACATGACCATGACGGTCATGACCATTCTCATGATTCCGGTGATCAGAGCGTCTTCCAGATGTTTCTTCCGGCAGTCATATCCTTTGTCCTGTTATTGGCAGGAATCGCTTTTGACAACTATATACAACCAACATGGTTTACCGGCTGGATCCGTTTAGTATGGTTTTTAGTGGCTTATATTCCTGTAGGCTTCCCCGTATTGAAGGATGCTTACAAAAGCATTATCAATGGAGATGTCTTCTCCGAGTTTTTCCTGATGGGAATTGCAACCATTGGAGCCTTTGCTATTGGAGAATATCCGGAAGGAGTTGCTGTCATGCTGTTCTATGCCGTAGGAGAAGTGTTCCAGTCTATGGCGGTCACCAGAGCCAAAGGAAATATAAAAGCCTTATTGGATCAGCGCCCGGATGAGGTAACGGTGGTGGAGAATAATCAGCCTAAAACCATGAAGGCAAAAGAAACGAAAGTAGGAGATGTTATTCAGCTGAAGCCGGGGGAAAAACTGGCTTTGGATGGGGAGCTGCTTTCTGATTCCGCTTCATTCAATACGGCTGCTTTGACAGGTGAAAGTAAACCGGATACCAAAAATAAAGGCGAAGCCGTACTGGCAGGGATGATCAATATGAACAGTATTGCGCTGGTAAAGGTGACGACAGCTTATGAAGACAGTAAGCTGAGCAAAATATTGGAACTTGTTCAGAATGCGACCGCTCAAAAGGCTCCTACAGAATTATTCATCAGAAAATTTGCCAAAGTATACACTCCGATCGTTGTCTTTCTTGCCATAGGAATCTGTTTACTGCCTTATTTCTTTGTCAGTGATTATCTGTTCCGAGATTGGCTGTACAGAGCATTGATTTTCCTTGTGATTTCATGTCCCTGTGCATTGGTAATTTCTATTCCGTTGGGATATTTTGGAGGAATAGGAGCCGCCAGCCGAAACGGGATTTTGTTTAAAGGAAGTAATTTTCTTGACAGTATTGCCGAAATTCAGAATGTGGTGATGGACAAAACCGGTACCATGACGGAAGGTGTTTTCAAAGTTCAGGAAGTAAGCATTACCTCTGAATTTAACAAAGATGAAATCCTTCAGCTTGTCAATGCACTGGAAAGTAAAAGTACACACCCGGTTGCTACTGCCATCCATCATTATGCAGGAGATATCAACCATTCTATCCCATTGGAAAATGTAGAAGAAATTGCCGGACACGGGCTGAAAGCGACAGTCAATGGAAAGGAGCTTCTTGTCGGGAATTTCAAATTGATGGATAAGTTCAAGATCAGCTATGATATCAACCACGCCCATATTGTGTACACCATTATTGCTATAGCCTATGATAAAAAGTTTGCAGGGTATATTACCATTGCAGACAGTATCAAAGAAGATGCAAAAGAAACGGTGGATAACCTTCATAAAATGAATGTAAAAGCCACTATGCTGAGCGGAGATAAGAGTACCGTTGTAAAATATGTAGCGGAACAGCTTGGTATCGACAATGCGTACGGGGATCTGCTGCCGGAAGATAAGGTTAACAAAGTCAAAGAAATTAAAGCCAAAAATCAAACTGTAGCTTTCGTAGGAGATGGAGTGAATGACGCTCCGGTAGTGGCTCTTAGTGATGTAGGAATTGCTATGGGAGGGTTAGGAAGCGACGCGACCATTGAAACGGCTGATGTCGTGATCCAGGATGATAAGCCAAGTAAAATTCCAATGGCGATCAACATCGGGAAACAGACGAAAAAGATCGTTTGGCAGAACATCATCCTTGCCTTCGCGGTAAAAGCAGTTGTTCTTATCTTAGGAGCCGGAGGGTTGGCTACCATGTGGGAAGCTGTTTTTGCAGATGTGGGAGTAGCATTGCTGGCTATTTTAAATGCAGTGAGAATTCAAAGAATGAAATTTTAA
- a CDS encoding YHS domain-containing protein, with amino-acid sequence MKSPIILSTLLSISLLSCAKETPQVKHKSSMTSSKENMKNIQVVNEEDPICHMKTAGFLKDTAVYNNKTYGFCSTYCKDEFKKSPEKYAQK; translated from the coding sequence ATGAAATCTCCGATTATTTTGTCAACTTTGTTGTCAATCTCTCTATTGTCGTGTGCGAAAGAAACACCTCAGGTAAAACATAAAAGCAGTATGACTTCTTCCAAAGAAAATATGAAAAATATACAGGTAGTGAACGAAGAGGATCCGATCTGCCATATGAAGACTGCAGGGTTCCTTAAAGATACAGCGGTGTACAACAATAAAACGTATGGTTTTTGCAGTACCTACTGCAAAGATGAATTTAAAAAAAGCCCTGAAAAATATGCCCAGAAATAA
- a CDS encoding SCO family protein: MPRNNKPNHKSKIIIPIVVIALLFLGIGVGMGYFKKNLYTVMKVPDFELTDQNGKKITNKDMLGKVYLVEFFFSKCPTICPVMNTNMKAIQNQINDPGFGMVSISIDPENDTPQALKEHAKRIGAKSPNWHFLTGDRTYIGKLADQFNIYVGDQENEGESLNHSGMIALVDQEGNIRCRYNKDHMPILYYSGLNYEDPEGKTPKLTGKYHPDREILMEDIKKLLK; the protein is encoded by the coding sequence ATGCCCAGAAATAATAAGCCCAATCATAAGAGTAAAATTATTATCCCGATCGTGGTGATTGCTTTACTGTTCCTGGGAATAGGCGTAGGAATGGGATACTTTAAAAAGAATCTTTATACTGTTATGAAGGTTCCTGATTTTGAACTGACCGATCAGAACGGCAAAAAAATCACCAATAAAGATATGCTGGGAAAAGTATATCTTGTAGAGTTCTTCTTCAGTAAATGTCCTACGATCTGCCCCGTAATGAATACCAATATGAAAGCCATTCAAAATCAGATCAATGATCCTGGTTTTGGTATGGTCTCCATCAGTATTGATCCTGAAAATGATACTCCCCAAGCTTTAAAAGAGCATGCCAAAAGAATAGGTGCGAAATCTCCCAACTGGCATTTTTTGACAGGAGACAGAACCTATATTGGAAAGCTTGCAGATCAATTCAATATTTATGTAGGGGATCAGGAAAATGAAGGTGAAAGTCTTAATCACAGTGGGATGATTGCATTGGTGGATCAGGAAGGAAATATCCGCTGCAGATATAATAAAGACCATATGCCGATTCTGTATTATTCAGGATTGAATTATGAAGATCCGGAAGGGAAAACCCCGAAACTGACCGGAAAATACCATCCTGACAGAGAAATTCTGATGGAGGATATTAAGAAATTATTGAAATAA
- a CDS encoding superoxide dismutase, giving the protein MKILKIAAVTAVFAAQFTMAQFKQTPLPYAYNALEGSIDAQTMEIHYSKHGAAYASNLNKAITGTPQEKQTLIQILSETSKLSPAVRNNAGGHYNHELFWTILTPEKNTRPSAKLAKAINEAFGSLEAFKEKMSKAGADRFGSGWAWLSVDKNGKLFVSSTPNQDNPLMDIVEEKGTPVLGIDVWEHAYYLKYQNKRADYLTAIWNVLNWKEVSRRYDEALSKK; this is encoded by the coding sequence ATGAAGATTTTGAAAATAGCTGCTGTAACTGCAGTATTTGCGGCCCAGTTTACAATGGCCCAGTTTAAACAGACTCCTTTACCATATGCTTATAATGCATTGGAAGGTTCTATTGATGCCCAAACGATGGAGATTCATTATTCAAAGCACGGGGCAGCCTATGCCAGTAACTTGAATAAAGCAATCACAGGAACACCACAGGAGAAACAAACTCTGATTCAGATCCTTTCTGAAACATCAAAGTTGAGCCCTGCAGTAAGAAATAATGCCGGTGGACATTACAACCATGAGCTTTTCTGGACGATTCTTACCCCGGAAAAAAATACCCGGCCATCAGCAAAGTTAGCTAAAGCAATTAATGAAGCTTTTGGGAGTTTGGAAGCCTTCAAAGAAAAAATGAGCAAGGCAGGTGCAGACCGTTTCGGTTCCGGCTGGGCATGGCTTTCTGTGGATAAAAATGGAAAACTGTTTGTTTCCTCAACACCGAACCAGGATAATCCCTTAATGGATATTGTGGAAGAAAAAGGAACTCCTGTTCTTGGAATTGATGTTTGGGAGCATGCTTATTATTTGAAGTATCAAAATAAGAGAGCGGATTATCTTACAGCTATCTGGAATGTTTTAAACTGGAAAGAAGTAAGCAGAAGATATGATGAAGCTTTGAGCAAGAAATAA
- a CDS encoding MbnP family protein produces the protein MWKPDDDDPQDTTPGNLQIKFENGFNNLGDIVLNQTVQTSSQGQKHYFSALKYVISNIALIDENGNEFKYNENNPDKGAFIIDQADAVAGIVYLNLDGIPKNNYKKIRFGLGISQNAYLLGQDGQAEFWGKAKQKGMSWSWAAGYVFVKLEGKYGTGSPAAEFMNHTGNMGKVAANNTPDLYREITLNLPTTARVTGQIRPSIHILADLNQFLSGDKPLTLTSANDMMMGSSQHLADVTNNLTKMFKVDHVHND, from the coding sequence ATGTGGAAGCCGGATGATGATGATCCACAGGATACAACCCCTGGAAATCTTCAGATAAAATTCGAAAACGGATTTAATAATCTGGGAGATATTGTGCTAAACCAGACGGTACAGACTTCTTCTCAGGGGCAGAAACATTATTTTTCCGCTTTAAAATATGTCATCAGTAACATTGCCCTTATTGATGAAAATGGAAATGAATTTAAATACAATGAAAATAATCCCGATAAAGGAGCATTTATCATTGATCAGGCCGATGCCGTTGCAGGGATCGTCTATCTGAACCTGGACGGAATCCCTAAGAATAATTATAAAAAAATAAGATTCGGATTGGGAATCAGCCAGAATGCCTATTTATTAGGGCAGGACGGTCAGGCTGAGTTTTGGGGTAAAGCAAAGCAGAAAGGAATGTCATGGTCCTGGGCAGCAGGCTATGTTTTTGTAAAATTAGAAGGAAAATACGGAACCGGTTCTCCCGCTGCGGAATTTATGAACCATACGGGAAATATGGGAAAGGTAGCAGCTAACAATACCCCTGATCTTTACCGGGAAATTACGTTGAATTTACCAACAACTGCACGAGTGACAGGCCAGATCAGACCTTCCATTCATATTCTGGCAGATCTGAACCAGTTTTTGAGCGGAGATAAGCCTTTAACCCTTACCTCTGCGAATGATATGATGATGGGCTCAAGCCAGCATTTGGCAGATGTAACCAATAATCTTACAAAAATGTTTAAAGTAGATCACGTTCACAATGACTAA
- a CDS encoding cytochrome c peroxidase — translation MTKAFIKTVWIMAALVLTCVSCSDEVIQPLEKDEAYTLQFPSYFPEMTFDQSVNLVTKNGVELGRKLFYEGRLSRNNTISCGFCHIQENAFTHHGHTVSHGVDDRTGIRNAPPIQNMAFLKRYMWDGVIHNLNEQPIIPMTDVNEMDSSMPEAISKIKDDPKYKKLFSAAYGDETVTGERILKALSQFMASMISADSKYDRFRQGKESFTSEESQGMALFNQKCASCHSGELFTDESFRNTGMYYNTQFKDAGRYRVTLDQNDWMKFRVPGLRNVEYTAPYMHDGRFYTLEAVLNFYTDRVEDNPNLDPQLKQNNHIGIVMNSKEKQLIIAFLKTLSDKSFISNPKFAE, via the coding sequence ATGACTAAGGCTTTCATAAAAACAGTATGGATCATGGCGGCCCTGGTGCTGACCTGTGTTTCTTGTTCTGATGAGGTGATCCAGCCATTGGAAAAAGATGAAGCGTATACCCTTCAGTTTCCTTCCTATTTTCCGGAAATGACTTTTGACCAGTCCGTGAATCTGGTTACCAAAAATGGGGTAGAGCTGGGGCGGAAACTTTTTTACGAAGGGAGACTTTCCCGGAATAATACCATTTCATGCGGTTTTTGCCACATCCAGGAAAATGCTTTTACCCATCACGGGCATACCGTAAGCCATGGGGTTGATGATAGGACCGGAATCAGGAATGCTCCCCCGATTCAGAATATGGCATTTCTGAAAAGATATATGTGGGATGGGGTGATTCACAATTTAAATGAACAGCCGATCATTCCGATGACAGATGTGAATGAAATGGATAGCTCCATGCCGGAAGCGATTTCAAAAATAAAAGATGATCCGAAATATAAAAAGCTTTTCAGTGCAGCTTACGGTGATGAAACCGTTACAGGAGAAAGAATCCTGAAAGCCCTGTCACAGTTTATGGCATCCATGATTTCTGCAGATTCAAAATATGACCGGTTCAGGCAAGGAAAAGAAAGCTTTACCTCAGAAGAATCTCAAGGGATGGCGCTCTTCAATCAGAAATGCGCTTCCTGCCACAGCGGAGAACTGTTTACCGATGAGAGCTTCCGGAATACGGGAATGTATTACAATACACAGTTTAAAGATGCAGGACGCTATCGGGTAACCCTGGATCAGAACGACTGGATGAAATTTCGTGTGCCGGGTTTGAGAAATGTAGAATATACGGCCCCTTATATGCATGACGGAAGATTTTATACATTGGAAGCTGTGCTGAATTTTTATACCGACAGGGTAGAGGATAATCCGAATCTGGATCCGCAGCTGAAACAGAATAATCACATCGGAATTGTAATGAACAGCAAGGAAAAACAGTTGATCATTGCTTTCTTAAAGACGTTATCCGATAAAAGTTTTATATCCAATCCAAAATTTGCAGAATAA
- a CDS encoding transporter, with amino-acid sequence MKKFIFIISMILCTMSQAKIIRDSAYIPQYHFSTDDFYDDCDACGCAAGNGSSGFESLLNPQFIGIKYFAQHYKAKENLFVKDLTQDQYFNTLQLWGKIPVTKKLSLYASLPFHFHEKKTLQGDIRINGIGDLNLMGIYQLIHSEDSFHQLSGGLGVKIPLGRFDEKGISGVNPSFQLGTGSWDYQAALNYKFQKNKIAVMINTDYTLKTENKKNYRFGNQWNYAATGFYQITGNEKTIFSAKTGLQGEVYVQNKQFNEALPNTAGSALYGKLGFEASYKKFSLGSEVMLPVYTHLAGGDIEAKSRFSIFLNIGI; translated from the coding sequence ATGAAGAAATTCATTTTCATCATAAGCATGATTCTATGTACGATGAGTCAGGCCAAAATCATCAGGGATAGTGCTTATATCCCCCAATATCATTTTAGTACAGACGATTTTTATGACGACTGCGATGCCTGCGGTTGTGCAGCCGGCAACGGATCGTCAGGTTTTGAATCTTTATTAAATCCACAGTTTATCGGGATCAAATATTTTGCACAGCATTATAAAGCCAAAGAAAATTTATTTGTTAAAGATCTTACCCAGGATCAATATTTCAATACCTTACAGCTTTGGGGTAAAATTCCGGTAACAAAAAAACTGAGTCTATATGCGAGTTTACCGTTCCATTTTCACGAGAAGAAGACCCTGCAGGGGGATATCAGAATTAATGGGATCGGGGATCTTAACCTGATGGGAATTTATCAGCTTATCCATTCTGAAGACAGCTTCCATCAGCTCAGTGGTGGGCTGGGAGTGAAGATCCCTTTAGGCAGGTTTGATGAAAAAGGAATATCGGGAGTTAATCCGAGTTTCCAGCTGGGAACAGGAAGTTGGGATTATCAGGCAGCACTGAATTATAAATTTCAGAAGAATAAAATTGCTGTCATGATTAATACGGATTATACCCTTAAAACGGAAAACAAAAAGAATTACCGCTTTGGGAATCAATGGAACTATGCCGCAACAGGATTTTATCAAATCACGGGAAATGAAAAAACCATTTTCTCAGCTAAGACCGGTCTTCAGGGAGAAGTATATGTACAAAATAAACAGTTTAATGAAGCGCTGCCCAATACTGCAGGAAGTGCATTGTATGGAAAGCTCGGTTTTGAAGCCTCTTATAAAAAATTCAGCCTGGGAAGCGAAGTGATGCTCCCGGTATATACCCATCTTGCCGGAGGAGATATTGAAGCGAAATCCCGTTTCAGTATTTTTCTGAATATTGGGATTTGA
- a CDS encoding TonB-dependent receptor: MFSQTKKKDSLKEEAIKAVNLYKKNFKEILPAQTLQGEDLERLNSHSVADALRYFSGVQIKDYGGMGGLKTVNIRSLGSQHVGVFYDGIQLGNAQNGLVDLGKYSLDDLEEISLYNGQKSEIFQPAKDFGSSGSIYLQPRTPVFKGAGKTNLVVRAKSASIDLFNPSFRLEQKISKRVSASFSAEFMQSDGIYRFRYAKKYPDGQQAYDTIAKRRDSDIKAKRFETSLNGTVNNGSWNIRGYGYISDRGMPAPIVNSRFNGRGARLSDENYFIQANLRKSFFQNWKPS, from the coding sequence GTGTTTTCCCAAACAAAGAAAAAAGACAGCCTGAAAGAAGAGGCTATCAAAGCGGTCAATCTCTATAAAAAGAATTTTAAAGAAATCCTTCCGGCACAGACGTTACAGGGAGAAGACCTTGAAAGGCTGAACAGCCATTCAGTAGCAGATGCCCTGCGGTATTTTTCCGGTGTTCAGATCAAGGATTACGGTGGAATGGGAGGGTTAAAAACTGTTAATATCCGAAGCCTCGGAAGCCAGCATGTGGGAGTTTTCTATGATGGAATTCAATTGGGGAATGCCCAAAACGGGCTTGTTGATCTCGGAAAATATTCTTTAGATGATCTGGAGGAAATTTCACTATACAATGGCCAGAAAAGTGAGATTTTCCAGCCTGCAAAGGACTTCGGGTCCTCAGGATCTATTTATTTACAGCCCAGAACACCTGTATTTAAAGGAGCCGGGAAGACGAATCTTGTTGTGAGGGCGAAAAGTGCTTCTATAGACCTTTTCAATCCATCATTCCGGCTGGAACAGAAAATTTCAAAAAGGGTTTCAGCAAGTTTCAGTGCTGAATTTATGCAAAGTGACGGAATCTATAGGTTCCGTTATGCTAAAAAATATCCTGACGGCCAGCAGGCCTATGATACCATAGCGAAGAGGCGGGACTCTGATATCAAAGCAAAACGTTTTGAGACTTCTCTCAATGGAACGGTAAATAACGGAAGCTGGAATATAAGAGGATACGGCTATATTTCAGACCGGGGAATGCCGGCACCTATTGTCAATAGCCGCTTTAACGGCAGAGGTGCGAGATTGTCAGATGAAAATTACTTTATACAGGCTAACCTGAGAAAAAGCTTTTTCCAAAATTGGAAACCCAGCTGA
- a CDS encoding TonB-dependent receptor, whose translation METQLKAKFAYDYTHFLDTVRSQFIIPSNNVYIQREVYLSSSNLYSITPNWDVSLSGDFQYNNLDANLEDFSYPTRYTSLVALATTYQWNRFKILGSLLGTFTFEEVKRNKRPEDRSEWTPAVFMSYQPANVPELTLRAFYKRIFRLPTFNDLYYTNIGNTYLKPEFTNQYDFGFTYQKKYNNPVLKAFYAKVDGYYNRAEDKIVAAPNGSMFRWLMMNLGLVEIVGADVNLQAELQVGKVKIRPLLSYTYQSAKDMSDPEDTFYRNQIPYTPWHSGSFTLMADYKDWSFNYSAIYVGERYDVNQDNIQYNYVQPWYTYDLSVQKKFNWSNHQFKVSLEMNNIFNQYYDVVINYPMPGRNFKLILNFTL comes from the coding sequence TTGGAAACCCAGCTGAAAGCAAAATTTGCCTATGACTATACCCATTTTCTGGATACCGTTCGCTCACAGTTTATTATTCCTTCAAACAATGTTTATATCCAGCGGGAAGTATATCTCTCTTCATCCAATTTATATTCTATTACGCCCAATTGGGATGTCAGCCTGAGCGGAGATTTCCAGTACAATAATCTGGATGCCAACTTAGAAGACTTTTCTTATCCTACGCGGTATACCTCATTGGTGGCTTTGGCAACCACCTATCAGTGGAACAGATTCAAAATTCTGGGAAGTCTGCTGGGAACTTTTACTTTCGAAGAAGTAAAACGGAATAAAAGGCCTGAAGACAGAAGTGAATGGACTCCTGCCGTATTTATGAGCTATCAGCCTGCAAATGTACCTGAGCTTACCCTTAGAGCTTTTTACAAAAGAATTTTCCGGCTGCCTACTTTCAATGACCTGTATTATACCAATATCGGCAATACCTATCTGAAGCCGGAATTTACGAATCAGTATGACTTTGGCTTTACGTATCAGAAGAAGTATAATAATCCTGTTTTAAAAGCTTTTTATGCTAAAGTGGATGGTTATTACAACAGAGCAGAGGACAAAATCGTAGCGGCTCCGAATGGAAGTATGTTCCGCTGGCTGATGATGAATCTTGGACTGGTTGAAATCGTTGGAGCTGATGTGAATCTGCAGGCAGAGCTGCAGGTTGGAAAAGTAAAGATCAGGCCGTTGCTTTCTTACACCTATCAGAGTGCAAAAGATATGAGTGATCCTGAAGATACCTTTTATCGCAATCAGATTCCTTACACCCCGTGGCACAGCGGATCATTCACCCTAATGGCAGATTATAAAGACTGGAGTTTCAATTACAGTGCAATATATGTTGGAGAACGATATGATGTGAACCAGGATAATATTCAATATAACTATGTACAGCCTTGGTATACCTATGATCTGTCTGTTCAGAAAAAATTTAATTGGTCCAATCACCAGTTTAAAGTAAGCCTTGAGATGAATAATATTTTCAACCAGTATTATGATGTAGTGATCAATTATCCGATGCCGGGAAGAAATTTTAAACTCATTCTAAACTTCACCTTATGA